A segment of the Nostoc sp. TCL26-01 genome:
CTATAGAGAATATTTTAGGGCATAGACGCTATTTAGGATTTTATCTGATTGCTGGTGTTTTGACGGAACTGGGGCAAATTATCTCAGAGCCAAGTTTGACTATACCTTTAATTGGGGCAAATGGAGCGATCGCCGCAGTTTTAGGTGCGTATATTACCAAGTTTACTAAAGTCAAAATAGACTCTATACTACCATTAATTATTGTCTACATTCCCATCACAGTACCAGCTTATTTTTATTTATTTTGGTGGTATATTCAACAGTTATTTTATGGCATTGGCAGTTTAAATATTCCCCCGTTGGGTGTTAACCAACCAAGTCTAGCTTATTGGATGCAGCTAATAGGTATGATGATTGGTGCAGCTTATATGCGACGTAATACAGCACTAGATAAATAAACAATCTATGTCAAATCAACTAAGTGTTCATGCTGTATTTATTTTGAATTTTGTCGCTACAAGAGTAGCGATCGCTTATCTCATGGTCATCTCACCTTTACACTGCAAAGATATTGTCAACTTAGGCTAAGATATTTAGCATAATTTTTATTTTCATTCATGTCCAGCCTAACAGTAAAAACGCTATGCTCTGAAGCGGCGATATTTTCAACAGTCGAGTCTCAATACCCAGAACCCTTGCTTTATGGTGTTACAGATGGTAAAGCAGTGGGAACCTACTTAGAGCAAAAATTTAAGCTTTATCTGAAAAGGAAATATGAGTTTCTGGAAGGCAATTCAGCAAGTGGAATAGATTTTCCAGGGTTATTGGTTGACGTAAAAGTGACAAGTATCAA
Coding sequences within it:
- a CDS encoding rhomboid family intramembrane serine protease; protein product: MIPISDNLRLRRRPIINYWLIGINIIVFLWEIKLELSDELGYFINTWGVVPFQFTTAIHNAVFINPAAWVVVFGRLLSFLSALFLHGSFSQILGNLLFLWVFGRAIENILGHRRYLGFYLIAGVLTELGQIISEPSLTIPLIGANGAIAAVLGAYITKFTKVKIDSILPLIIVYIPITVPAYFYLFWWYIQQLFYGIGSLNIPPLGVNQPSLAYWMQLIGMMIGAAYMRRNTALDK